CCCCATCTAAAATTAAGACAAAAGGGGGTTGCTTGCTTAAAGACAAAAGCTGCGGTAAATCATTTTCATAATATTCGGGGATTTTACTAGCAAGTGCGATGATCCCTTGATGGATAACATTTGGAAATTGTTGATTTAATTTTTGTAGAGGTAATTTTTCAATATTGATGTGTTTTTTTTCTGCTATCTCCAAAATTTCTGCAAGCCGTTGATCAAGACGTTCTTTATTCACATAAATTTTTTTTACACTGCGATGAGTATTGTTTAGCAATGCTTTAACGGCATGTATTCCACATACTAAACTTTCACTCATCTCCAACCTCGTCTTCAACCGGTTCAAAATCAATCTTTCGTTCATCGAGATCTACACGGGCTACTAAAACCGTCATTTTATCCCCTAAGCGATAAACACGGCCGCTTCGTTCCCCTACTAAACGGTGTTTAGTGCTATCAAACGTATAATAATCACTTTTTAAAGAAGTTACATGAACTAATCCTTCTACAAAAATCTCGTCTAATTCCACAAAAATACCAAAACCCGTCACTGCAGAGATACGCCCACGAAATACCTGGCCTAACTTGTCCTGCATAAATTCACATTTTAACCAGGCAACTACTTCTCTAGTTGCTTCATCCGCTCTTCTTTCTGTACTAGAACAATGTTTACCAAAACGAGACATATCTTCTTCGTTATATTCAAAATTTTCGAGTTGGTCATGATCTATTAAATGTCCCATAGCCCGGTGAATTAATAAGTCAGGATATCTTCTTATTGGAGAGGTAAAGTGCGTATAAGCCGAATATGCCAAGCCAAAGTGTCCATCATTAGATTCCACATAATGGGCTTGTTTTAAAGAGCGCAACATTACTGTTTCAATCAAATGTTTTTCTGGTCTATTTCCCACCTGGGCAAGGGTACGTTGAAAATCCTTAGGATGAGGATTTTTCCCTCCTCCTAACATTAAACCAAATTCACCTAAAAATTTTCTTAAAGCAAGGACTTTGTCTTCTTCTGGTGGCGGGTGGACTCGATACAGAGTAGGTATCTTAGCTTTTTGCAAAAATTTAGCGGTGGACATATTAGCTGCTAACATACATTCTTCAATTAAGCGGTGCGCGTCATTTCGAATTACTGGATGGATGTGCTTTATCTTTCTAAACTCGTCAAATTCAATTTTAGTTTCAGTCGTTTCAAAATCCATTGCCCCTCTATTTTTTCTTGTCTCATTGAGAACTTGAAAAAGGGAATGAAGTGATTGAATAGCTGGCCAAATATGTTCGTAATCTTTGTCAATTTTATTTTGGAGAACCCATTCGTTCACTTTTGTATAAGTAAGTCTTGCTTGCGAATGAATAACGCCGCGATAAAAATTAGCGCGTGTTATCTTTCCTGTAGGACTTATTGCCATCTCGGCAACCATACACAGACGATCGGTTTTGGGATTTAGAGAGCAAATTCCATTGGAAAGTGCTTCCGGTAACATAGGCACCACTTTTCCCGGAAAGTATACGGAGTTACCTCGCTTGGCAGCTTCAATATCCAATGCAGAGTTCTCTTTTACATAATGACTTACATCAGCAATAGCAACATACAATTGGAAGCCGCCTTTTGCTTTCTCATAACAATAAACCGCGTCATCAAAATCTTTGGCATCTTCACCATCAATGGTTACGAAAGGCAAATGACGTAAATCAGTTCTCCCTCTTAATTGGTCTTCAGTAACATGCATGGGAACATTAGCCACTTCTTGTAATACTTCCTCAGGCCATTCTGAAGGGATCCCGTGCGCTAATATTGAGACTTCAATTTCCATACCCGGGGCCATATGCTCACCCAAAATATGAATAACTTTCCCCACCGCTTGCGTTCTTTTGCTTGGATAGGCAAGAATCTCTACAAGGACAATTTGCCCATCTTTAGCGCCTAATGTTTGCTCAGGAGTAATAGAAATATCATGGATAAGCCGTTTGTTATCCGGTATAACCGAGAACACGCCATGTTCAGAAAAAAAGCGACCAACCACGTTTGTGTTTGCGTGCTCAATTACCTCATGAATTTTTCCTTCTAATCTTCCTCGTCTATCAACACCGGTTTGATAAGCGAGAACCACGTCCCCATGCATCACTCCCCGCATTTCCATCGCCGAGAGAACCATGTCATCGGAATCATCATCAGGAATAAAAAAACCAAACCCATCGGGGTGTCCTTGTATCGTTCCTCTTTTTAAATTAATCCGGCGCAGTAAACAAAAACGTCCGCGTCTATCCTGCATGATCTGTCCATCACGCACCATAGCGCGCAGACGAAAGCCTAGTGACTCTTGTTTATTGTCTTCATTAATTTCTAAAGTGCTAATGAGTTGATTTCGAGACATTGGACGACCGTAATCCTCCAAGACTTGCAGAATTAGCTCTCTGCTTGGGATAGGTTCTGAATATTTTTCACTTTCACGTTCAAAATAGGGGTCTTTTTTATAAAACGAGTTTTTGGTTTTTTTCTTCACGGGTATTCTTTCTAATTAGATTTAATATTCTCAACAGGTAATGTGAACCCCCGTTGGGCAATTTGTACATTTATAGCAGAAAGGTCCAAGTTTTCTGCAATCCAAAAGGTGCTAGTAGCGGGCTCTGTAGATTTTACATTTACATAATGACAAACCCCTAACACGCTTGCGCAAGGCACCTGTTGTTCGTGTCCGGGCTTTGATTCCACACATGAGATTTCAAAACCCTTCTCGTTTAACGCGAGGGCTGACCAGTTGGCGGGTTGAAGACGACTGCTCCAACCAGCGCTAGCGCTCGCTTCAGCCACCGGGTGGGTAACCCAAATATCGGAGTTTGAAATATTATGCAATATTACTATGGTAGGTTTATCCGCCGATAAAATCAGTGAGTGATCTCTTATGGGTATTACACTACATCCATTTGGAAAAGACTGCGCCCATACAATTTTTATAAAAAACAGAGAGAGCAATAAACCAATATACTTCATAAAATTTTTCCCTTTTTTTAAAGCAGCTTAGCATGAATAACCATTGGCAATAAACACCAAACTAATCTACGATTACAATAAAAAGTAGGATTTCACTTATGGTATGGATACGATTTTGCTTCTTATTATTTTTTTTATTTCATTCTACAGTATATGCAAAACCATTACTAATTGGGATCCCTCCTTTCGCTCCACCTTTTGTTATGCAGCTCGATAGCAAAACGCAATTCGTTGGCTTTGATATTGATATAATGAATGAAATTTGTAAGCGATTAGAAGTTCAATGCCAATATTTACCTTATAGTTTCAATGATATTTTCACAAACCTGGATGCAAAAAATATTGATTTGGGGATTGGAGATATAACAATTACTTCCCAACGCATGAGTGAGTATCTTTTTAGTTTGCCTTACATGGAAAGCTATGCCCAATTCATCACCACCAAATCCAGTAAAATTATTACAACAGATCAATTAAAGGGTAAAAAAATTGGTATAGCCCATGAAGCACTTTTTGGACCTTTGGTTCTGGAAGTATTAGATGGAAAGGTTGATTTTGTTGAGTTCCATTATATTTCTGACATGATTGTAGGCTTAACTGCGGGTGACGTCGATGGGATTATTATGGACGCAGCTACCGCCCAGAGTTTGTATGCTAATAATGATAATTTAGCTTTAGTGGGAGACCGCTTACCTTTGGGATTAGGGTATGGGATTGTTACCATTAAAGAAAATGAAGATTTAATGTATAAAATTAATCAAGCATTATTAGAAATGGAAGCTGACGGTACTTACATAAGTATATATAATATCTATTTTGCGGGCTTCAATTAATATTTATTGGAAATTATGTTTTATTTAGATTATCCCACGTATATCACAGAACTTCAGCTACGCTGCCTTACAGAATGGGAAAAAGACAAGATATCTTTGCATGAAGAAGGTTTTTTTCGAATTGTGGAAGAAAATCACGCTTTTAATTTTCAATTATGGAATGCAGAAGACAGGGCACGCCGCGATGATCAGGGGCATGAATTTGTTTATGTTGCAAAAAGGGAAATTGACCATTGCAATCAGCAACGCAATAATCGTATGGAGGCAATGGACGAGTGGTTATTTAATGCTCTAGCTCCAAGCACAGACAGTATTTGTCCGGTACATTCTGAAACACCCGGAATGATGATCGACAGGCTCTCCATTCTTACCTTAAAAAGCTTTCATATGGAGATTCAAGCTAATCGTCAGGACGTGAGCCAAGACCATATAATTAAGTGTAGAAATAAGCTTGCTATTTTACTGGCGCAAAAAGACCAATTAGAAAAGTGTCTTCATGACTTATTTGATGATATTTTGAATAAAAAAAGAACTTTTCGCGTGTATCATCAGTTTAAAATGTACAATGATCCTACGCTAAATCCCGAACTATACCGAAATTAAAGAGAGGGGAAGATAAATCAGATTCACTGTGTCTTCTGGGAAGGGAGTCAGGCGGTCTTCTAGCAGGAGGGGGAGAGAAGAATCTAGGTGCCTCTACACGACGCTCCATTTGGGTATCGGGACGTGAAGAAGGGCTCGAAAGCTTATCTTCCAAAATAGGAGATAAGCCACCGCTCTTATTTTTAAATCTTTCCACAGCGGACGCGTCTCCTTCACTCACTCGGCGTGCCTTGAGAAAAAATGTGGGAGAAGACGCATTTTTGCCGAATTGGCTTGAAGGGCTAACTCCTGCACTTACCGTACCTAGCGTGGGGTCCAGGAGAGCTATTCTTGGCTCCGAGCTACAAGTCCGTAAGTTAGGACCAGGACTACCACTTGGACCTTTAGGTGGCGATGGGGGCTCTTCATCTTCTATTAGTTGTTCCGCTTCTTCTATTACATCGTCTAGTTCTTCTTGATTATTTTTAATTAAAGACTCCCTGCCAAAACCTTTGGCCAGCGCCCTTAAAGCTAAACCTATCGCATAGAAAAAGGAGCTCAGCATTGTGAGCATAAGCATGATGTTCGTATCATGGTAATGTCCTTTTTCATCCGGTTCCTGGAGAGGGTTCAATGTATAATCTACAGATTTTTGCCCTTTGGCCACCCCAGAGAAAAAAGAACGTACAATTTCGAAAACCTCTAGAAAATAAAATTGCGGTGAAGGGTCCGTAGCCCAACCAATGCGAATTATTTTCTCAATTTTTTCATTTTTAAGGGCCGCTACTTGTTCTTTTTTTGACTTAACATCTGCTATAAACTCAGCGAGCGTTTGGATTTTATTTCCGGCTTTTGCTTGTGCTTTATGATGATAATAATTAACTATTAAAGCATGCGCTAAAAATACAACAACAGATGCCGCGCCCAGAGCGACTGTGCCTATTACCAAACCAGGGGAGATTGGCATTAAAAGCATGGTATTGATAGTGACAATGGCAAACAGCGCACTAGAAATGGCACTGTAGGCTCCAAGACCACTTCTGATGCCTGCCAGAGCCGCCTCAGTGTAAGAAAGGGCCATAGTAGAACGCAGCTTCGACTTTTGTTTTTCAAATTCATCACATTTTATATCTAAAAAGGTGCCTAATTGTGCATAAGCACGTGAAAGTCTCTCTATATCTAACACTCGATTTGAAATAAGAGACTGCTCAAAAAGTAAAGATTCCGCGTTGAGTACAACTTCATCTTTAATTTGAGTAAGACCTTCAATCTCCTCACCAATACTTTTTGCCTGTAACACCAGCGTTTGTATCTCTTTTCCAATGATTGCTAACTTGATTCTTTCCTGAGTGACCACCAATTGCTTTTGAAAATCATGCTCTTCATACATCCGCGTCGCAATACAGCCTACTGTAAATAACATAGAGCAAATACTTAATGCCAAATAAACGTGAGGAGCAAACACCGAAATTGTTACTACCCCCATATAGAGGTACATGCCATCAACAATTCCTCCATAAGCTGCTCCCGTTAGCCCTTTATTACGTAAATAATTTGATTGGCTACGAATGCGGCCCATAATATTTGTAATTTCATCACTTGAAATTTGAGATTTCGCTTTCACTTCCTCTAACAAATTATCATTTTCCGTCATCATTTTTTTGCGCTCAGAAATCATTTTGCGCATCCACATTCGATTAAGCGCTGAAAAGACACCGAGTAAAAGGCCAACTGGTACAATCATTTGATGCGTGTTAGCAATGCCTAATGCTTCTGCGATTTGAAAAGTACTACGTATGCCTTTATATGCATTTTTTAGACCTTTCATGGAATCGCGACAATAAGGCCAGGAGAGTGCCAAAAATTTTTTCCACTGGCTTTTCTCATCAGATTTACAGATATTGCCAAAATAAGAAAAAGTAATAATGAAAAAAGATTCTGAAGTGATTGCAGCAACGCCCTGGGGCGTCATCATCCAATCATGCATTGCATCGGTAGAAAGGGTATCGGTATTGGTACAAAGCATGTCAAACACATACTTGATCATGCTATAAGATAAGCTCATCCCATCAAGAAGAGCGTACCACACATAAACGTCGCCGGCGTTGTGTAAATCTTTTGCAAGCTGTTTGCCTTCATTTTTTAACTTTTGAACGACCGATAGAGAAGAGCGTCGTTTATCTATACTCTCTTTGGCGGACATGGCAGAATCGATTTCGGTCGACATGCGTCTCACAAGCGGCGGCTAAGATGACGCAAATTGTACATACTCAGGCACTAAATGGCAAGTAAAATTTCAAAATGGTTCAAAATGCATCAAAAAATAGTAGCCCATCGACAATTATATCATAGGGTGTTAGAAAAGATAAAAGAGCTTTTTCTTGAAAATATGTAAGCTTTTTTCTGCATTTTTCTACGAATCGCATAAGAAGATAGCATCTAGTGTGAACAAACGGTATATTACTCTGTTTTATTATTGGGAGATTAGATGCGGTTAGTTTTATTTTTCATTTTTTCTTGGACTTTTTTATGTGGAAGTACCATGGCAAATAACGAAAAAATAATCTATGGATTTATCGAAAAGGCAACGCTAGTTGATAAAAATTTAACGTTATCAGCAAAATTAGATACAGGTGCTAAATCCGCATCTCTAAATGCCACTCACATTACTGAAACAGAAGTTGATGGAAAACCGTATCTAAGCTTTATAGTACCTTCGAAAGAAGGCGACGTTTTTTTTCAATGTGAGTATGTGGGTGATGTTAATATAAAAATACGGGCCGGAGAGAGACAAGCAAAGTCCTTAGTCCATAAGTCTATTCAACGTCCTGTAGTATTAATGAAAATTAAATTAGCTGATAAGGAAAGAGTTATCAGAGTTAATCTGACAAATAGAAAACGATTTATTTATCCCCTTCTTTTAGGTCGACAAGCAATTATTGCTTTTGATGGGATAATTGATCCGAGTAAAAAATATCTTGTTAAAACTGAGAATGTCTAAAGATGCAATCGAATAAGCGCCATGTTTATGGCCTCATAATAACCTTGTTTTTGGTGGGAATCGGTTTGTTTTTATATCGGCACTTTGCGTTAGATGTGCCGCTTACTGATACGGAAAATGTCAACAGTTGGATGGTAGAAGCCAACCTGCGCTTCAATGCGGATCCCCATGTTCCCGTAAAGGCCAGTTTTTCTATTCCGTATATGTCACCATATTTTAGCATTTTAGATGAATATTTTGTCGCTCAAAATTATGGAGTAACCACTCATTTAGACGGGTATAATCGTCAAGCTATTTGGTCATTACGCCGTGGTCATGGCCCACAATCCCTCTATTACCGTGCTATTTTTCGCGAAACTGATATTAATGAAACAAATCTTCCTAAACCGCATCGCTTTAAAACCGAAATTCTTCCTGAAAACCAAAAAGCGGCAGTGGACGCTATCATTCTTCAGGCGAGACAATCATCAGCCGACATTCAAACATTTGCACAAAGTACTATTAAAGAGCTTAATAAGAATGAGGGAAATTCAAGGTTGATAATAGGTAATGACGTTAGTGAGTTGAGTATAGTTAATGCAGCGGTGTTAGTTTTAAATAATGCCAAAATCGCTGCTATGCCTGTGCAGGGAATTTATTTAGAGCAATACCATAAAACAGATTTAACGTTTTATTTAGCAGTTTATAACGATAAGGAGTGGGTTTTTATTAATCCCAAAACGGGCGTGGCTGGGCTCCCGGCTAACTTATTAATATGGCAATATGGTAGTGAGCCTATTTTTTCGGTATTAGGCGGCAAAAAGCCACAATTTTCCCTCTCCGTTTCTGCTGCCCCTATGAATGCATTGACCATCGCTAAAGCAAGGGGACTGCAGACTGAATCTGAATTATTACGCTTTTCTTTATTACAATTACCTGTAGAAGTACAAGAGACCTATAAAATTTTACTTACCGTGCCCATAGGTGCTTTCATTATTTTATTGTTGCGGAATTTTATTGGTTTAAGCACTTTTGGGACATTTATGCCTGTCCTTATAGCGCTTGCTTTTAGAGAAACGCATGTGGTTTGGGGAATTATTTTATTTACCCTTATCGTTTCTTTCGGACTTTTAGCCCGTTTTTATCTTGATCAATTACGTTTACTGCTCGTCCCCCGCTTAGCTTCAATTTTAACTATTGTTATCCTGTTAATGATTTTTTTAAGTGTTATTTGCCAAAATTTAGGTTTGGATTCCGGATTGTCTGTAGCATTATTCCCCATGGTTATTTTAACTATGACCATTGAACGGATGTGCATTACCTGGGATGAACGGGGTGCGGGTGAAGCTTTAAGCGCTGGTGCAGGTAGCATGTTAGCAGCTGTTATTTGCTATGGCGCAATGAATTATGCACCCATGCAATATTTGATTTTTGCTTTCCCGGAATTATTATTAGTCCTTTTGGCATTATTACTATGGTTTGGTCAATATAGAGGCTATCGTTTGTTAGAGCTTGTCCGCTTTAATGTATTAGCCAAGGCTCGGTCATGATAAAGACCTATTTACGTTTACGTAAAAATGGCATTCTAAGCATCAATCAAAGGAATAGTGATTATGTATTACGTTATAATAAACGTAGACTTTTTCCTTTGGTAGATGACAAGTTAAAAACCAAACGTCTCGCTTTACAAGCAGGTATCGCAGTTCCCGCGCTTTACGAACTTATTGAAACAGAACATCAAATAAAAAAAATTGATCAACTTCTACAACCTTATACAGACTTTGTAATTAAGCCTGCACGTGGCGCAGGTGGTGATGGTATCCTGGTAATTACTGGACAAGTTCATGGACGCTACCGACAAATCAATGGCAAGCTACTTACCAAACAAGAACTCAGTTACCATTTATCTTGTTTATTATCAGGTGCATATAGTCTTGGCGGACACTCTGATTACGCGATTATAGAGCGACGAGTCATTGTGGACCCCGTCTTTGCCGAAGTCAGCCATGAAGGCATCCCGGATATTAGAATTATTACTTTATTAGGTTATCCGGCTATGGCGATGTTACGCCTTCCTACCCGTTCTTCCGGGGGAAAAGCTAACCTTCACCAGGGGGCAATAGGAACCGGAGTAAACTTATCTAACGGTAAAACGCTAGGGGGGGTAAGCAATAATGATACCATTGATTATCATCCCGACACTTTAAATTCAATTGTCGATATTGAAATCCCTTATTGGGATAAAATATTGGAAATTGCTGCTAGTTCCTACGAATTAACTGGTTTAGGCTATCTTGGCGTAGACGTTGTTATCGATAAAGAAAAAGGCCCTATGATGCTGGAACTGAATGCGCGGCCCGGGCTGAATATTCAAATAGCTAACAGAGAAGGCGGTTTAAATCGTTATAAACTTATTGAAAAAAGAGCCTCACTGGGACGAGAACCCATCCCAGCAAGAATTCAATTTAGTAAAGAAATGTTTGCCCGCTAGCTAACGGCCTCAACGTCCTTATCTTTATCTTTTTGCAAGGATCTAATCTCTTGCGCTTCGATTACCAAAGCCTTGAAGTAATCATACGACATATAGAAATCTCCGTGATCGCCGATTGATTCACCCCAGGAATTACGCAGCGTTAACAACCCTCTATGTTGTATGCCATTTTTATCAACAGCAATGGCATTGTCATCATATCCAGTAATTACCATCTCATGACCTGCTTGAATCATTGATTGGTATAAATCACGAATAATTTCATCACTTAAGACCCACGTATCATTTTGAGCATGGTAAGAGCCCACGGCTCCGGCAACTCCTAATTCAAGATCAGGTAACAGCACACCGAAGGTAACTCGCTCCTCTTTATTTAATGATTCTTTTACTTGCTGCAACACGCTAATGATATTTACTTTATCATTAAAGGCTTGATACACATCTAAAATGTTACTCCAACCAATTTTATCGGATAAAGGCTCGCTCAATTTATGAAATTCTTGTGGAGAAAGTTCTTCACCTAACTCTGCCGAATCAACAGGATATTGAGTCATACCACCACAGCCATACATTTCCTGTTGATCTTTGCTAACAATTCCAAAGGAATCCATTTGGCTGAGCACAGTTTTCCCCAATGTGCCGTTCCAGCCACTAGGGATGTATCCATTATTTTCCAGAAAGCTGCCCAGCTCTAATTGACATAACTGACTAATGTAATCGCCTAGATTTAGAGTAGCGTTAACTGCAGCAGTATTAGCAAAAGTAGCACAGGTGCCGTGCATCCCCTGATCGAGAACCGGAACATTCCCCATACCCAGCTGGACCTTAGAGGGTAATTTTCCTGCTGATAAGAGAGTATGCGCTTGCTTTACTGAGTTCGTGCGTGCCTTAATCGCTGACTGAGCTTGCTCCGACAATTGCACTTTCATTAAAGTAATTCTTTTTAAAGGCTGAGCCTTCAAGCTTGTGGCTTTGGTAACGGGAACAGATAGTGGGTGGGTAATTTTGCCCACAACTTGAAAATCTTGAGCAAAAACCGACCCGGCGGCGAAGAGGGATACATACACAAAACGTGCAATTTTCATGAACAATTCTCCAATTTATGGTCGAGAAGACGCAGGAGTGTATCATAAACATGCAAATTGTTCATGTAAATTTAGTATTATTTAGCTATTAAGACTATGTCGATACTTTTACTGTAAGTACCTCAGTTAATACTAAATTTCTAATAATTTTTCCGTATTTTAATTCGCTGTGCTTCAATAACTTGTGTTTTAAAATAATCATAAGACATGTAAAAATCGCCACCATCCCCCAGTTTGTCGCCCCAGGAGTTACGGAGCTTGAATAACCCTTGGTGTCTGATTTTTTCATCTCCATATTCATAAGCAACTGCGTCGTCATCATATCCGGTAACAATCATTTCATGACCGGCCAGAGAGGCAGTCTGTTTGTACAGATCAACGAGCATTTCATGGGTTAACACCCATGTATCATTTTCATTTTTATATTTTCCAACAGCCCCAACTGTACCTAACTCAAAATCGACTAATGCAACACCAATAGTTACCCTGTCACCTGAAACTAAAGCATTTCTCACATCCTGGAAGGTAATATTTTTATCAACTTTTGTATATTCTGCGATATCTAAAATGGGGGACCAACCAGCAATTCGTCTGAGTGCATCACTATTTTCATGATAATCCGCCAAGGAGATACCTGAAGTTGGGCCTGTACCATCGGTAGGATATTCTTTTAAGCCACCACACCCATAGATTTTTTGATTTTGTTTGCTAACCACGCCAAAAGTGTCAATCGTTTTTAATACAATCGGGCCAAGAGTTCCCGACCAACCGCTAGGTGTCCAGGCTAATTTTTCACTTTCAAGAGTTAAGCCAAGTTGTAATAAACATAGCTGGCTAATATAGTCTCCTTGGCCAAGGCCTGCATCAATAGCGGCGGTATTAGCAAAAGTAGCACATGTTGCATGACTCCCTTGATCTAAAACGGGGATATTATTCATCCCCAGTTGGATACTGCGAGGACCATCACAGGATTCGGTTTTATTATCGTTGGCTAAAATAAAACTAGCGCGCTTGCTCATAGTTTCCAAAGCAGTATCACTGAATTTCAGTTTCAATAAAGAAATATCTCGATTGAGAGGGATAGAGTTAGCCAGTTTATTGGAAGGGAGGGTAATAGTTTGGTTTAACTCTCCTATTAACTTAACGTCAGGGCGAGAGACGGCCACCCCATTAAGCAAAACAGATATAAAAATAATGAAAAATTTCATTGGCTTCTCCTTGTAGCTTAAGGTGGTGAGAAAGTGTATCACACACATAGTACTATTAGTCATTGGCTTGCTTTTAACGCGTCATCCCGCAGCCTGAATAAAAAATCGTTTAACGAAGTCCAGTTGATTAATACAATTTAGTCCCACACTTCGAATCCCTGTAAGTAAAGGATTGGCAAAAATACCTTTGAGCGTTTGCATAGCTGCAATAATTTGCCAAACTTCATATTTTCTTTGTCGTTGGTAAGATCCTAATAATTTTCGCGAATGCAAATTTTTTTTATCTTCAAATAAGCGGCTAAAATTTTGCACATCTGCTAACCCAACATTCAAGCCCAGCCCGGCAAGAGGATGAATAGTATGTGCGGCATCGCCTAATAATAACCAATAATCGCCGGTATATCTTTTTGCATGCCTCATTGTTAGTGGAAATGAATGGCGCTTGCCTAGAAGATTTACATTACCAAGCTTCTTGGCAAATGCCTCTTGTAAGTGTTTACAAAATTCCTCTTCCCCCATTGCCATTAAACTTTCTGCTCTTGCGGGTGGTAAGGACCACACTATAGAGCATTGATTTTGATTGGCTAAGGGTAAGAAAGCCAGTGGGCCGCTGGGATTAAACACTTGGTACGCCGTCTTTTCGTGGGAATGCTGCGTCTCAACATTTGCTACCAGTGCGGTTTGATGATATGACCATTGATTTATCGAAACTCCCAATAAATCGCGAGTATGCGAATTAGCACCATCTGCAACCATCAATAATTTGCTCTTCCAGGTATTTTCTCCACACTGCAAATGCATCGTCTGATTTATAAGACTTACTCCCGACACTTTATTTTCAGAAAGCAAATGTATGCCTGACTCGCGTGCTTTTTGTAGTAAAGCAACTTTTAATACAGACTCTTCTACAATAGTCCCCAGCTTGTCTTTGGCAATCATCCGCGCGTCGAAATCAATTGTTGCATTGGAAGCCGCATCCCAAATATGCATATGAGCATAAGGGGATAACCTCTTCTGCTCTAATAAATCCCAAACTTCTAGCTCACGGAATAATGCCTCAGAAGATTGATTAATGGCATATACACGTACATCCGGTGTATCGGGTATAGTAGCGGTTAAACCACCCGCATCGATTAGGGAAACAGTAAAATTATGCTTGCTCATCGCAATAGCAGCACTCAAACCCACTATACCGCCACCTATTACGATAATGTCATAACTTTCCATAAGAGACCTTGTGTTGTATCGGTATACCACAGACTAAATCGGGCGTTATTCCCGCAAACCCGCGAGTGTAATACCCCACAATTTTTTTGAATAGCGGCAGGTTTTCAAGCGCTAGTAAGCCCAAACCTCGAGCAGCGTGTAAGCCTGGCAATTTATTGGTGAATAACTCTACCAGATTATCGGTTAACCATGTAATTGCTTTTTGATCATGTATTCGTTGCTGCTGATACATTTCTAACATCTGTGAGTTTAGGCCCTTGCCCGCTATGCATTGCACTAACGTGGCTACATCGCGCAGCCCTAAATTAAAACCTTGGCCGGCGACAGGATGTAAAGTATGCGCTGCATTACCAATGAAAACAAAAGGCCAAGAAATCGTTTGCGTCATAATTGATTGTTTTAAAGGAAATAAAGTTCTTTTTCCTGCTTTGACCAATTTGCCTAGTCGATATCCAAAGAGCTGATGAACTTTTTTTAAAAATTCGGCATCGCTTAACTC
Above is a genomic segment from Legionella adelaidensis containing:
- the rnr gene encoding ribonuclease R, whose translation is MSRNQLISTLEINEDNKQESLGFRLRAMVRDGQIMQDRRGRFCLLRRINLKRGTIQGHPDGFGFFIPDDDSDDMVLSAMEMRGVMHGDVVLAYQTGVDRRGRLEGKIHEVIEHANTNVVGRFFSEHGVFSVIPDNKRLIHDISITPEQTLGAKDGQIVLVEILAYPSKRTQAVGKVIHILGEHMAPGMEIEVSILAHGIPSEWPEEVLQEVANVPMHVTEDQLRGRTDLRHLPFVTIDGEDAKDFDDAVYCYEKAKGGFQLYVAIADVSHYVKENSALDIEAAKRGNSVYFPGKVVPMLPEALSNGICSLNPKTDRLCMVAEMAISPTGKITRANFYRGVIHSQARLTYTKVNEWVLQNKIDKDYEHIWPAIQSLHSLFQVLNETRKNRGAMDFETTETKIEFDEFRKIKHIHPVIRNDAHRLIEECMLAANMSTAKFLQKAKIPTLYRVHPPPEEDKVLALRKFLGEFGLMLGGGKNPHPKDFQRTLAQVGNRPEKHLIETVMLRSLKQAHYVESNDGHFGLAYSAYTHFTSPIRRYPDLLIHRAMGHLIDHDQLENFEYNEEDMSRFGKHCSSTERRADEATREVVAWLKCEFMQDKLGQVFRGRISAVTGFGIFVELDEIFVEGLVHVTSLKSDYYTFDSTKHRLVGERSGRVYRLGDKMTVLVARVDLDERKIDFEPVEDEVGDE
- a CDS encoding transporter substrate-binding domain-containing protein — translated: MVWIRFCFLLFFLFHSTVYAKPLLIGIPPFAPPFVMQLDSKTQFVGFDIDIMNEICKRLEVQCQYLPYSFNDIFTNLDAKNIDLGIGDITITSQRMSEYLFSLPYMESYAQFITTKSSKIITTDQLKGKKIGIAHEALFGPLVLEVLDGKVDFVEFHYISDMIVGLTAGDVDGIIMDAATAQSLYANNDNLALVGDRLPLGLGYGIVTIKENEDLMYKINQALLEMEADGTYISIYNIYFAGFN
- a CDS encoding DUF4254 domain-containing protein, which translates into the protein MFYLDYPTYITELQLRCLTEWEKDKISLHEEGFFRIVEENHAFNFQLWNAEDRARRDDQGHEFVYVAKREIDHCNQQRNNRMEAMDEWLFNALAPSTDSICPVHSETPGMMIDRLSILTLKSFHMEIQANRQDVSQDHIIKCRNKLAILLAQKDQLEKCLHDLFDDILNKKRTFRVYHQFKMYNDPTLNPELYRN
- a CDS encoding ATP-dependent zinc protease → MANNEKIIYGFIEKATLVDKNLTLSAKLDTGAKSASLNATHITETEVDGKPYLSFIVPSKEGDVFFQCEYVGDVNIKIRAGERQAKSLVHKSIQRPVVLMKIKLADKERVIRVNLTNRKRFIYPLLLGRQAIIAFDGIIDPSKKYLVKTENV
- a CDS encoding inactive transglutaminase family protein, yielding MQSNKRHVYGLIITLFLVGIGLFLYRHFALDVPLTDTENVNSWMVEANLRFNADPHVPVKASFSIPYMSPYFSILDEYFVAQNYGVTTHLDGYNRQAIWSLRRGHGPQSLYYRAIFRETDINETNLPKPHRFKTEILPENQKAAVDAIILQARQSSADIQTFAQSTIKELNKNEGNSRLIIGNDVSELSIVNAAVLVLNNAKIAAMPVQGIYLEQYHKTDLTFYLAVYNDKEWVFINPKTGVAGLPANLLIWQYGSEPIFSVLGGKKPQFSLSVSAAPMNALTIAKARGLQTESELLRFSLLQLPVEVQETYKILLTVPIGAFIILLLRNFIGLSTFGTFMPVLIALAFRETHVVWGIILFTLIVSFGLLARFYLDQLRLLLVPRLASILTIVILLMIFLSVICQNLGLDSGLSVALFPMVILTMTIERMCITWDERGAGEALSAGAGSMLAAVICYGAMNYAPMQYLIFAFPELLLVLLALLLWFGQYRGYRLLELVRFNVLAKARS